GCCAAAGCGTTAAAATCTAACGACGTTTTCGTTTGGCAACTCACGAGATTTCTAAATTAGAGGATTTGAAAGGTATTTGTGCCTATGGTAAGGAAATTCTGTGATGTGTTTCTTTAGGAAATAAGCTTAATTTGAAGGATTTAATTCGTTTAATAACAATAATTTAGTGTGGTTAATGGTTGTTAAGTTGTGGACGATCAAGTGAGAATGATGAAAACAAGTGAGAATGATGAAAAAATCTTGTGATTGTAAATTCAGCGGAAATTAGGCCAATTTATAGGTTTTAAATTTATTAATAACAATAATTTAGAACCCTAAACTTACGCTGAAGAGAAATCTTCGTGCCTGATGTGTATAAGTCCTTGTTAGGATTAGGATACATTATTCCTTGTACATATGAACTATATTTTAGATGTTCTGACGAAGATGATTTGATCTTACACATTCTTTTCACCAAGAAATCCCAAAAATATGGTAATTTCCACGTCAATCCGCAGAACAACATTACGCTTTTTGGCTTTTGGAGACCCCAATATCAACTTTTCCATGCGTTTTTTGGTGGTTTTTTTCATGGTGGGGCTATTTCTGACTGGGTGTCAGCGTACACAAAAATTGAACAAGCCGGAGGTGGGTATAGTGTCCGTGAAAGACGTTCTTCCTGAAATGCCTTCTTCTCCACAGTCACCAAAGCCTGTGAAAGCCAACAAGAATGAGACAGAAAAGCCAAAAAATGTTTATTCGGAGACGGCCAAAACCACCGATGGGACTAAATATGGCCAACCGGAGGCGGGAATGGCGCTTCTGCGGATAACCGTTGCCGATGTTTCGGGTACGCCCGTTCGGGCGACAATTGCTTTTGAGCGGGGGATAACCTATGGATACCGGCTTTTTAGGCAGGTTCCACCCGGTGTTTATCGCTTGGAGGCTATGGCTACGGGCTATAAGCCGAAACGTCAAACGATTACTGTTTTGTCTGGCCAAGTGGTGAACCAAACATTATTCCTTGAAAAAGAAAAGCTATAAGTCATTAATTTATAAAGATATGATTCGTGAATTTCTGGGAATATTCCCAACGTTTAACGACAAGAACTGGATAGCTCCATCGGCGGATGTGATTGGTGATGTGGTGCTTGGAGAAGAAAGTAGCATTTGGTTTAATGCCACCGTTCGAGGAGATGTGAACCGTATTCGGATCGGGGACTTCTCGAATGTGCAGGACAATGCCGTAGTACATGTTACAAACCGAACAGCACCAACAAAAATTGGCAATTACGTAACTGTTGGGCATAGTGCGGTGGTACATGGCTGCACGATAGAAGACAATGTTTTGGTTGGCATGGGAGCCATTATATTGGATCATGCCATTATTGGTCGAGACTCGATTGTGGGTGCAAAAGCATTGGTTACGAGCCGGACGGTCGTTCCGCCGCGATCCTTAGTCGTTGGTTCTCCGGCAAAAGTGGTGCGCGAATTGACGGACGAAGAGGTGGCCTATGTCCGTAAATTTGCAGATAATTATGTCCATTATAGTGCAATCTATCGCGGTGATCACGTACCGGAGACGAATCCATTTTATGATATTCATGCACCGGAGGCATAACGCCATGCCATTTGTTGGCGCACATAAATTGGGATAAAACACACAAAGGTTATTTTGGGACGGAAGGGAAAAATGGTGTATCAAAATGAAATTGAGCGGTATATCTGTGATTGGCCGGCTTATACCTTGATGGATTCTGGGAAGGGTGAAAGGTTAGAGCGATTTGGGCCTTATGTGCTACGTCGGCAGGATCCACGGGCTTGGTGGCAAAAAGATTTACCCGAAGAGGAGTGGCAAAAGGCGGATGCAACCTTCGTGGAACAGCGAGATGAGCGGGGAAAATGGCATTTCAAGCGGCCAATGCCCGATTCATGGGGGATGGATTTTGGCGAAATATCGTTAGAAGCGCGCTTTACAGATATGTCTAAGCATGTAGGTGTTTTTCCGGAACACGCTCCCCATTGGGAATTGGTTTCGAACCGAATAAAAGCGTCTGGTAAACCTTTTAGGTTGCTCAATTTGTTTGGTTATACGGGCGTAGCCTCGTTGGTGGCCGCCGCATCAGGGGCGCAGGTCACGCATGTGGATGCTTCTCCAAAAGCGGTGGAGTGGGGGAAAAGTAGCCAAAAAAGGGCTGGTTTAGAAGAAGAACCGATTCGCTGGATTGTGGACGATGCTTTAAAATTTGCGCTGCGTGAAGGTCGAAGAGGTAGAGTGTATAATGGAATCTTGTTGGATCCACCCAAATATGGACGTGGTCCAAAAGGTGAAATCTGGAAAGTTGAACAAGGTTTACCGCCGTTATTGGAAGCCTGTAAAGCGCTCCTGCATCCCGAAAATGGCTTTTTACTCTTGACCATGTACGCAACCGAGGATACCGCCTCTACGGTAGGGAACCTGCTTTTTGATCTATTTAAAGAACGCTCTGGGAAAATTCGTATTGGCGAATTGGTGATTCCTCATGCAGATAGTAGCAAGCAACTCTCTGTCTCAATTTGTGGTATTTGGGAAGGGACGTGAAAAAGATTTGTGAAGCAAGGGGAAAATTAAAAGAACGGCACACTTTTGGTATTGGAATCGGACAACCCGCAGTCAGGTCGTCCGATTCTTTTTTATTGGGCGAGGATGGGTTTCATTTTGAGTCTTTCAAACGATCAAAGATGGGAGAAGGGCGAAAAATGTGATACATAATCCTTGATTTTTAGCCTGACAGCGCATAATTGTCCATACTCTAAAAAATGGGCACAATCCTTGTATGATTGTTCTTGTCATTGCAATTATTGGCACTCATTAGAAACTGCATATGCCTACTACATCACGATCAGAGCAAACCCCTAAGGGTATCGAGGTATTTCAACTCGGTACAACGTCAGGACATATAGGCGAAAAAACGCCAATTTTTGCAAAGACAAGGACGTATAACCATAAGAATATTCAACCACCACCGGGTCTTTCCGCCATAAATGTATTCAATTCTATGAAGGCCATGTACTCCATGACAAAGCGCTATGCTGCTGTTTTGACCGTTACCTGCTCGGTAATGATGTTCGGAATCGGTTTGTTGACACCGGTTCAAGCACAAGATCCTCAGCCTTATTTGCCTAAGGTATCAGGTACCATACGAAATTGTGCCGAGGTGAGCGCTTCAACGACTACCGATCCCGACTCTACTCCGGGGAACTATAATGATTCGGGGACTGATGCGGCCACTTCGAACGAGGAGGACGACAATGCCTGTATCAATGTGCCGGCCTTCGACCTTGCCATCAGGAAACTCCTGACGAGCGCGGCTACCATGCTACCGGGTGGAAATGCCACGTTTAGCATAACGGTGTACAACCAAGGCGCCTTCGATGCGACGAGTGTAATTGTTACGGATTACATAGATCCGGCCAAATTTGATTGTACGGCAAGTGCTGCACTTCCGAATACAGGCTGGACTTTTGACTGCGCGAGCAATCGGGCCACATACACCATTCCTACGGTTGCCAAAGCTGTTGCTGCGGATATGCCAACCGGAAAAGCCGCAACCCCGATCAGTATCACCCTCAAGACCTTGGGTACGGCTTCTGGATCGGCGACCAATGATTCCGAAATCTCGTCGGCCACAGGCGGAACCGATATAGACTCGGCGCCAGATCAAAACACCTCCAACGATGGTACGACGAAAGACGATGTGTTAAGCGAATCTCGTCTTACCCCAACAGGCACGGTTGCGGATCCTGCGGCGGACGAGGATGACCGCGACCCGGCCTCGGTTTCGTTCATGCAGCCCTTTGACTTGGCTTTGATTAAAACCCTCAAAGCAGGCCAAGGTCCCTCCTTCCAATCTGGTGGAAGTGTCACCTTTACCATCACCATTACCAACCAAGGTGGGACGGATGCCACCAATGTTCAGGTTACGGATTATATCCCGACTGGCTTGACGTTGAATGATCCCGCATGGTCTGCCTCCAGTGGGAAGGCCACCCTACAAACGCCCATCCCGAGTTTAGCCGCGGGCGGAAGTACCACACGAGACATCACCTTTACCATTGATGCGGGTGCAACAGGTACTATCCGGAACATCGCTGAGATTTCCTCGGCAACAGGTGGGACGGATATAGACTCTACGCCGGATGCTACCAATGGCAATCAGCCGGGTGAAGTAGAGCCAGTGGCCAAAAATGATGTCGTCACCGAAAATGGCACTACAGGTGGTGATGAGGATGACCACGACTGGGCAGAGATTACCCTCACGCCAATCTATGACTTGGCGCTGATCAAAACCCTTGCCGTAGGCCAAGCCTCTACTGTAACACAAGGCTCAACGGTGGACTATGTAATTACCGTTAAGAACCAAGGACAAGTGCCATCGGGAACCTTTGTTGTCACCGAGCAAATTCCGGGTGGCATGAGCTTTGTAAGCGCAAGTGGTTCGGGCTTTATCTGTGGTACGCCAAACTTGGCCGGTGCGGTTTCTTGCGCACATGCTGCGGGTATCGCGATTGGTGCAACGGCAACCATCAACCTGCGTTTGCAATTAGATGATGCCACCAAAGGCCCCTTCCGTAACTGGGCAGAGATCTCGGTAGATAGTGGCGATGATCGCGACTCTACACCAGATTCTAATACAGGTAAAGATGACCTTACGGGTACTGGCACGGATCCTAACGACTTGGTGAACAACCATAACAACATAGACTATACTGGAAACGACGACGAAGACGATAACGATTATGAAGACATCGCTGGTACACAGGTGTATGATCTCGCCCTTCGTAAGACCCTTGCTGCCGGACAAGCCAATCCGGTAAATCAGGGCGACAATGTGGATTATGTGGTTACGGTCTTTAATCAAGGGTCGGCACCTTCAGGGACGTTCTCTGTGACCGACCAAATTCCGAGCGGAAT
The nucleotide sequence above comes from Rhodothermia bacterium. Encoded proteins:
- a CDS encoding carboxypeptidase regulatory-like domain-containing protein; the encoded protein is MVISTSIRRTTLRFLAFGDPNINFSMRFLVVFFMVGLFLTGCQRTQKLNKPEVGIVSVKDVLPEMPSSPQSPKPVKANKNETEKPKNVYSETAKTTDGTKYGQPEAGMALLRITVADVSGTPVRATIAFERGITYGYRLFRQVPPGVYRLEAMATGYKPKRQTITVLSGQVVNQTLFLEKEKL
- a CDS encoding gamma carbonic anhydrase family protein, which produces MIREFLGIFPTFNDKNWIAPSADVIGDVVLGEESSIWFNATVRGDVNRIRIGDFSNVQDNAVVHVTNRTAPTKIGNYVTVGHSAVVHGCTIEDNVLVGMGAIILDHAIIGRDSIVGAKALVTSRTVVPPRSLVVGSPAKVVRELTDEEVAYVRKFADNYVHYSAIYRGDHVPETNPFYDIHAPEA
- a CDS encoding RsmD family RNA methyltransferase, whose product is MGRKGKMVYQNEIERYICDWPAYTLMDSGKGERLERFGPYVLRRQDPRAWWQKDLPEEEWQKADATFVEQRDERGKWHFKRPMPDSWGMDFGEISLEARFTDMSKHVGVFPEHAPHWELVSNRIKASGKPFRLLNLFGYTGVASLVAAASGAQVTHVDASPKAVEWGKSSQKRAGLEEEPIRWIVDDALKFALREGRRGRVYNGILLDPPKYGRGPKGEIWKVEQGLPPLLEACKALLHPENGFLLLTMYATEDTASTVGNLLFDLFKERSGKIRIGELVIPHADSSKQLSVSICGIWEGT